Part of the Varibaculum massiliense genome is shown below.
GGAAGTATTCGACAAAACGTGATTCATCTACTCTCCGGTTACCCGGGAGCGGGGCAAAACGAAGCGGGCGGAGAAACCGTGGGGGTCGGCACCGGTTCACAAAAGCCCCAAAAATCCGGTTCGGCAATCCTAGACCAGTTCGGGCGCAACCTGTCCGAGGCGGCTAGGGAAAACAAACTAGATCCGGTGATTGGGCGCATCAACGAGATGGAACGGGTAATGCAGATCCTCTCGCGGCGCACCAAGAACAACCCGGTATTGATTGGGGAACCCGGGGTGGGTAAAACCGCGGTGGTAGAGGGGCTCGCGCAGGCGATTGTGCGCGGAGACGTCCCCGAAACCCTTAAAGACAAGCATATTTACTCCCTGGATATGGGGTCGTTGATTGCGGGTTCGCGTTACCGTGGTGATTTTGAGGAACGCCTGAAGAAAGTTTTGAAAGAAATCCGTACTCGCGGGGACATTATTTTGTTCATCGACGAGATTCACACCCTGGTGGGGGCAGGCGCCGCCGAGGGCGCGATTGATGCCGCCTCCATCCTTAAACCCATGTTGGCACGGGGAGAGCTGCAGACCATCGGGGCTACTACCACCGAGGAATACCGCAAATATATTGAAAAAGATGCGGCCTTGGAACGGCGCTTCCAGCCGGTGCAGGTAGAACAACCCAGCGTGGAAGATACCGTGAAAATCTTGACCGGTTTGCGTGACCGCTACGAGGCGCACCACCGGGTAATAATTACCGATGACGCAATTCGCGCGGCTGCCTCTTTGTCTGACCGCTATATTTCCGATCGCTACCTGCCCGATAAAGCCATCGATTTGATTGACGAGGCCGGGGCGCGTCTGCGGATTCACCGGATGACTGCTCCTCCGGAGATTCGGGAAATGGACGAAAAAATCAATGAGGCGCGCCGAGATAAAGAGGCCGCGATTGATGCCCAAGACTTTGAGAAAGCGGCGCGCCTGCGTGATGAAGAAAAACAGTTAGGTGAAAAACGCGCCCAGCTGGAGGCCGACTGGAAGTCCGGGGAGGGCGACCGGATCGGCACTGTTGATGAAGATTCCATCGCCGAAATCCTGGCGATGTCCACCGGCATCCCGGTGTTTAAGCTGACCGAGAAGGAAAGCGCCAAGCTGCTTCACATGGAAGACGAGCTGCATAAACGGGTCATCGGCCAGAATGAGGCGGTCAACGCCCTCTCCAAATCTATTCGCAGGACACGCGCGGGACTTAAAGACCCGAATCGTCCCGGCGGCTCCTTTATTTTTGCCGGCCCCACCGGGGTGGGTAAAACCGAGTTGGCGAAAGCCCTGGCAGAGTTCCTTTTTGGTGACGAGTCGGCGCTAATTCAACTAGATATGTCGGAGTTTGGGGAAAAGCATACTTCTTCGCGCCTCTTCGGAGCGCCTCCCGGATATGTTGGCTATGACGAGGGCGGGCAGTTGACCGAAAAGGTACGCCGCAAACCCTTCTCGGTGGTGCTCTTTGATGAGATTGAAAAAGCCCATGCCGATATTTTCAACACCCTCCTACAGGTGCTAGAGGACGGGCGGCTGACCGATTCCCAGGGGCGGATGGTTGACTTCAAGAACACCGTAATCATCATGACCACCAACCTGGGCACCCGCGAAATCAACAAAGGTGTGCAAACTGGTTTCCAGGTCGATAATGACCAGGTCGGTTCCTATCAGCGGATGAAGAATCGGGTACAGGAAGAGCTCAAACAGCAGTTCCGCCCGGAGTTCCTCAACCGGGTAGATGAAGTAATCGTGTTCCCACAGCTGGGGATGGAAGAAATCCGCCAGATCGTGGATTTGATGATCGCCAAGCTCCAAGAACGCACTCAAGAGCAAGATATGACCTTAAAGCTCACCGATGCCGCTCGCGAAGAACTAGCCACTCGCGGTTTCGATCCGGTTTTGGGGGCGCGTCCTTTGCGACGCACCATCCAACGCGATATCGAGGACGCCCTCAGCGAAAAGATTCTTTTCGGAGATATCGAGCCTGGTCAAGAAATCTTGGTGGACGTGCGCGAGGGCGCAGACGGGGAAAAGGAATTCACCTTCAACGGCAAGTAGTCCGCGCCTACGCGTCCCCCGCAAGTTCTTTCTCCCGATATATTTTCGGCGTACCTAACAGCCTTTCGGGAAATGGGGAGTTGAGCTGCAGGTGGGGGTGAATTTTAACAACCTGTTCACCCTTGAATTTAGAACTTATAAGTTCTAATCTGGAGAGGTGTGGACGGTTGATGTTGAGTTGGTAGCCGGGTGGCTGCTAACGCTTGACGATAACTCGCGAGCACAGGTCGTTGCGGCTTTGGAGATGCTGCAAGAGCAAGGTCCGGCGCTGGGTAGGCCTTTGGTTGACCGGATTGCAGGTTCGAGGCATCGGAATATGAAAGAGCTGCGCCCGGGATCCAGCGGCAGGAGCGAAATCAGGATTCTGTTCGCTTTCGATCCTATAAGGCAAGCCATCTTGCTAGTTGCGGGGGATAAGTCAGGGCAGTGGCAGCGCTGGTACAGAAAGAACATTCCTATTGCTGACGATTTATATGATCGACACCTAGAACAGTTACGAAGGAGGAAGTGAAATGACTGTAACTTTAGAAGATTTTCTATCGGAGCATCCGGTGGATAGAACTTTGGTTGACGCCCACAAGCAACGGATGATGGCGGAAGTTCGCGCCTATAAACTCCGGGAACTGCGGGAAGCTTCCGGCATGACGCAGCAACAACTGGCCGAACGTATCGGGGTTTCGCAACGGCAAGTTTCCAAGATTGAACGCGGGGATTTAGATAGCACAAAAGTTGGCACCATTAGGGGCTATCTGGAGGCCGTGGGGGGAGGACTCGCAGTAGAATTCGTCCGGGGGGATGCCCGCATCCGGGTTGCCTAGGTATAACAATTAAGTCCCTTTGCCTCCTAGTTTTTCTCCACTGCTTATCATCTCGCGATAATGTTGAGTTAGCAGTTTTTAAGGAGGGTGGCTACCTTGGGGCAACAGCAGGCAGAGGCGCAAAACGGAACGCTGGATGCTGCCGCCTCCTGCGACTCGCCCTCGCCGCTACCTATCCTATTTTTGGATGTAGATGGTCCTTTGAATCTGTGGGGGAGAGCCGGTCGGCGTATTCTCAATCCGTTGCTTCGCGCGCACCTGGTGCATTTGAAACCCGATGATTCTTTTAACGTGAATGTGGTACTTTCCCGCCTGCTGGGTCCGCGCCTGCGTGACCTGGGTAAACATTTCCAGGTTCGCTGGGCTAGCTCCTGGAATCAATGGGCGAATCAGCACCTATCTCCATTGCTCGGCATCTCCGAAAATCTACCTTGGGTGCGTTGCCCCAATGGGGATCCACGCTCGAAGTTTTCCGCGGTCATGACTTCTGCGCAAGATACCAGTTTTGCCTGGGTAGATGATTATTTGACCGAGGAGGTGGCGCGGGCAACCCGCAAAAAACTACTGCCTCCTCAATGCGCCCTCTTAGTTTCCCCTCATATTATGTTTGGTATCGATAGCGAAGTTGTCCACCTGCTAAAATGGTTTTCGCAGATACAGCGAGGGATTCGGGAACCAGGACGACGAGAGGCGCGTAAAGCGGCTACTCTTGTCAGATCCGGGCGGGTTAACGCGTGGCTGGTTACTCCCTCGATGGTGACTTGTTTGAGTGTACGAAAGGGGGCGAAGCGCCGTGGCTAAACTGACGGTTACCAAGGTGGCGCAGCGCTGCCTGGAACTAGCTGACCAGCTAAAACCGCAGCTTGCTGATCCACGGATGTGGGATTTACGCTCCGGTATCGAGCAAACGCGCCGCGCCCTCGATTCCGGGGAGTTGCCGCGCTGGCAGGTAAAAAGACTGGTAGATACGGTGGCTTTGGCTGCCATGTTGAGTGGTAAAGGCGACCTGGCGGAAAAGGTTTTCGGACTGTGGATGAAAGCCGGGCAATCTATTTCCCAAAATCCAGCATCCTTGGTCTTGCAGGCTATCCCAGATTTAGGGAAAAACACTTCCGCGGAGGCAGAGGAATACGCTCCGCCCGCACCCCAACCTCAGGTAGCACCGGCACCTGCTCCTCCTTCCGTACAAACGCCGCCGCCAGCGGCATCTCTTGGTGGTGAGGAGGCATTCGCGCCGGTAGAAAACCCGCAGCCACAATCTGTCCCCGAGCACTCCCCGGCAGACCAGGAAGATACCCAAGCGCTAGAGATGAGTCTTGCGGCAATGATTTCGGAGGCCTACGCTGCCGCCAACCAGGAATCCGCAAACCATGCCGAGGTTGCCTACGCAGAATCTTCAGCGGTAGAGGGGCAACATTCCCCGGTTGCTGTTGCCAGCGCCAATGTTGCAGAACCAGCCACCTCTGCCGGTAATTGGCGCGCTCCTAGCGGGGAAATGCCCTGGATTCCTGTGCAGACCGGCATTGATGCAGCAGCGACTGGGTCTGTCAGCCCCCCTGCCAGACCAGTTGCAGCAGCGAATAACCCGCCTACTGCTGTCCGTTCTACCCGCAGCTTCCCTGCTCGCCGTTCTCTGCAGCGGCCAAAAATGTCCCCGGAACTTCCGCCTGCGCAAGATTATGGGTCACGTCTAGCGCCGCCGCCACCCGAAGTTTCACCCTTATCCGCCGCGCCACCGGCAAATGTGTCGCAGCCAGCTTCAGCGCCGCCGGCTTCGTCTGTAGCTCCGGTAAGTACCCAGGCGCCCAGCTCGTTTGCGACAAGTGAAGTGCCGGGAGTGTTTTCGATGCCTCCGGAAGCATCCGAACCTCCCTTTGCTGCCAGCTATCCCCAAGAACCAGTTAATCCGCTCGCGGAGCCGGCAGTTTCCACTTCTCCTGCCCCCGCATCGCAGCCAGCACCTCTCCCCGCGGCTGCTCAGTTACCTGCAATGATGTCGGCGTCCTCCCCGGCGCCGATTCCCGCACAGCTAAGTCCCCCCACCGCTACCCCGAGCGCAGCTCCAACACCGCAGCCGGAAGCGAACTTGGCAAATGTCGCTGACGGTTGGGAATATTTCCGGGCTTTGGGTTTGGATTCGCAACTAAACATGAGTTTCGATGAGTTCATTGCCCGGAAGAAACACGCCAGCAGCCAGGCAGAGCCGACGCAAACTGCCACTTCTTCTAGTACGCCCCGCTCAGCTTTTGTAGAGGTAGCGGACGATATGCCAGATCCGGAAGCTCTCTACGGCGCGGATTTGCCGGAGGAAGTCTCTTCCCCAGCAGATTCTGCCCTGCTGAGGGCGGCGCAAAGCCCGCTAATGCCATCACAGGTACCCCCCGCGGCTCCTCACAAACCTCGGGAAATACTGGCGGAGGCTGACCGCCAACCCTCTACTCGGCTAATCACTATTCGGGTGCGCGGATATTTTGACTATAGACCCCGTTTCACCCGACCAAAACAAAGCCTGGATGAGCCGGCAGTCGCCGGATCTACTGAATCCTTTGCAAAAAGCATTATTGGTGCCGAAGGACCGATGCCGCTAGAGTTTTTGGCCCGCAGGTTGTGCCAAAAATATCGGATTGGATATAACGAACGGCGTCCTGATGAAGCCGGTCGTTGCCTGGGACCCAGTTTAAAGCTAGTGCCCGAACCAGGTATGCGCACGGTCTGGCCTACTAAAATA
Proteins encoded:
- a CDS encoding ATP-dependent Clp protease ATP-binding subunit — translated: MFERFTDRARRVVVLAQDEARSLEHNYIGTEHILLGLIREGEGVAAKALEMANISLKGVRDQVIEIIGKGENDSKDHIPFTPRAKKVLELSMREALQLGHNYIGTEHILLGLIREGEGVANQVLTNLGADLGSIRQNVIHLLSGYPGAGQNEAGGETVGVGTGSQKPQKSGSAILDQFGRNLSEAARENKLDPVIGRINEMERVMQILSRRTKNNPVLIGEPGVGKTAVVEGLAQAIVRGDVPETLKDKHIYSLDMGSLIAGSRYRGDFEERLKKVLKEIRTRGDIILFIDEIHTLVGAGAAEGAIDAASILKPMLARGELQTIGATTTEEYRKYIEKDAALERRFQPVQVEQPSVEDTVKILTGLRDRYEAHHRVIITDDAIRAAASLSDRYISDRYLPDKAIDLIDEAGARLRIHRMTAPPEIREMDEKINEARRDKEAAIDAQDFEKAARLRDEEKQLGEKRAQLEADWKSGEGDRIGTVDEDSIAEILAMSTGIPVFKLTEKESAKLLHMEDELHKRVIGQNEAVNALSKSIRRTRAGLKDPNRPGGSFIFAGPTGVGKTELAKALAEFLFGDESALIQLDMSEFGEKHTSSRLFGAPPGYVGYDEGGQLTEKVRRKPFSVVLFDEIEKAHADIFNTLLQVLEDGRLTDSQGRMVDFKNTVIIMTTNLGTREINKGVQTGFQVDNDQVGSYQRMKNRVQEELKQQFRPEFLNRVDEVIVFPQLGMEEIRQIVDLMIAKLQERTQEQDMTLKLTDAAREELATRGFDPVLGARPLRRTIQRDIEDALSEKILFGDIEPGQEILVDVREGADGEKEFTFNGK
- a CDS encoding helix-turn-helix transcriptional regulator, with translation MTVTLEDFLSEHPVDRTLVDAHKQRMMAEVRAYKLRELREASGMTQQQLAERIGVSQRQVSKIERGDLDSTKVGTIRGYLEAVGGGLAVEFVRGDARIRVA
- a CDS encoding type II toxin-antitoxin system RelE/ParE family toxin; amino-acid sequence: MWTVDVELVAGWLLTLDDNSRAQVVAALEMLQEQGPALGRPLVDRIAGSRHRNMKELRPGSSGRSEIRILFAFDPIRQAILLVAGDKSGQWQRWYRKNIPIADDLYDRHLEQLRRRK